The following are encoded in a window of Pygocentrus nattereri isolate fPygNat1 chromosome 5, fPygNat1.pri, whole genome shotgun sequence genomic DNA:
- the sfr1 gene encoding swi5-dependent recombination DNA repair protein 1 homolog isoform X1, whose amino-acid sequence MDKTPERLSVEQQASVPSGSSVGKPMSAALKARLKRARPSFTSPLSVVKRLKIDDDELPQPLKEETDQTGQAEKEAEIDVNRNETMRDLKDPLQLSRSELLQLREKLKKDAREKSETLRRLKMVKMFRMKNDLTQLQDLIDKWRHCAQAVLYELQTELPTDGRKVSLSQLIDHFGLEDGILHFDRTEDDFINS is encoded by the exons ATGGATAAAACACCTGAGAGGCTCTCAGTAGAGCAGCAGGCGTCTGTTCCAAGTGGGTCCAGTGTGGGCAAG CCAATGAGTGCTGCACTGAAGGCTAGGTTAAAAAGAGCACGACCTTCCTTCACTTCCCCTCTCAGTGTGGTTAAACGACTTAAAATCGATGACGATGAGTTACCACAGCCCTTAAAAGAAGAGACAGACCAAACTGGGCAAGCAGAAAAGGAGGCTGAGATTGACGTGAACAGAAATGAGACCATGAGAGATCTTAAAGACCCCCTTCAGCTCTCTCGAAGTGAGTTACTTCAGCTTCGAGAGAAATTAAAGAAAGATGCCAGGGAGAAATCTGAGACTCTTCGAAGGCTCAAGATGGTTAAAATGTTCAGAATGAAG AATGACCTCACACAGCTGCAAGACCTGATAGATAAATGGAGGCACTGTGCTCAAGCAGTGCTGTATGAACTACAAACTGAGTTACCTACAGATGGCCGAAAAGTCAGTCTCTCTCAGCTCATTGACCACTTTGGACTGGAAGATGGTATTTTGCACTTTGATAGGACAGAGGACGACTTCATAAACAGCTGA
- the sfr1 gene encoding swi5-dependent recombination DNA repair protein 1 homolog isoform X2 gives MSAALKARLKRARPSFTSPLSVVKRLKIDDDELPQPLKEETDQTGQAEKEAEIDVNRNETMRDLKDPLQLSRSELLQLREKLKKDAREKSETLRRLKMVKMFRMKNDLTQLQDLIDKWRHCAQAVLYELQTELPTDGRKVSLSQLIDHFGLEDGILHFDRTEDDFINS, from the exons ATGAGTGCTGCACTGAAGGCTAGGTTAAAAAGAGCACGACCTTCCTTCACTTCCCCTCTCAGTGTGGTTAAACGACTTAAAATCGATGACGATGAGTTACCACAGCCCTTAAAAGAAGAGACAGACCAAACTGGGCAAGCAGAAAAGGAGGCTGAGATTGACGTGAACAGAAATGAGACCATGAGAGATCTTAAAGACCCCCTTCAGCTCTCTCGAAGTGAGTTACTTCAGCTTCGAGAGAAATTAAAGAAAGATGCCAGGGAGAAATCTGAGACTCTTCGAAGGCTCAAGATGGTTAAAATGTTCAGAATGAAG AATGACCTCACACAGCTGCAAGACCTGATAGATAAATGGAGGCACTGTGCTCAAGCAGTGCTGTATGAACTACAAACTGAGTTACCTACAGATGGCCGAAAAGTCAGTCTCTCTCAGCTCATTGACCACTTTGGACTGGAAGATGGTATTTTGCACTTTGATAGGACAGAGGACGACTTCATAAACAGCTGA